A genomic segment from Malaclemys terrapin pileata isolate rMalTer1 chromosome 1, rMalTer1.hap1, whole genome shotgun sequence encodes:
- the LOC128831897 gene encoding LOW QUALITY PROTEIN: alpha-2-macroglobulin-like (The sequence of the model RefSeq protein was modified relative to this genomic sequence to represent the inferred CDS: inserted 1 base in 1 codon; substituted 1 base at 1 genomic stop codon) codes for MHYVSISLAPSDDFRATPVEKEEESYCLCANGRKTVSWAVTPKSLGNVDFSVSAEALKTDLPCGNEVVETLDKGRKDTVIKQLLVEPEGFEKETTYNFLLCAAGKTAPQPMSLKLPENVVQGSARAYFSVLGDILGTAMQNLQQLLQMPFGCGEQNMVLFAPNIYVLDYLNKTGQLSEETKSKAIGYLVSGYQTQLKYKHWDGSYSTFGPCYGQSGNTWLTAFVLKSFAQARSHIFIDEKHIQNALAWLAGKQKENGCFRSSGTLLNNAIKGGVDDEVTLSAYITIALLEIPLPVTHSVVRNALFCLETAAEQGGNHVYTRALLAYAFALVGKEEKRRALLDXIDKEAVKEDGSIHWQRPGKEPKADLPFCHPRAPSAEVEMTSYVLLTYLTTQPAPSQDDLSLAAQIAKWISKQQNPNGGFSSTQDTVVALQALSRYGVSTYAKSGGASTVTLQSTGNFQAQFQVDHKNRLLLQRVALPEXSMGVTGEGCVYVQTSLRYNVLPKPGEAPFALEVHTVPKTCDSARAQRTFNIAINISYTGKRPVSNMVIVDVKMLSGFVPMKSSVRMLEGHHHIHRTELSTNHVLLYMEQVSNVTQSFSFAVEQDFPVQSLKPALVKVYDYYETDEFAIAEYSAPCSKVGAEQSNV; via the exons ATGCATTAT GTCAGCATCTCACTGGCTCCATCTGATGACTTCCGGGCTACCCCTGTGGAGAAGGAAGAAGAATCTTATTGTCTCTGTGCGAACGGACGGAAAACAGTGTCTTGGGCTGTGACCCCAAAATCTCTGG GTAATGTGGATTTCTCAGTGAGCGCTGAGGCCCTGAAGACAGATCTGCCCTGCGGGAACGAGGTAGTGGAGACCCTGGACAAAGGGCGGAAGGACACGGTGATCAAACAGCTGTTAGTGGAG CCTGAAGGGTTTGAGAAGGAAACGACCTACAACTTCCTGCTCTGTGCAGCTG GAAAGACAGCGCCGCAGCCAATGTCCCTGAAGCTCCCAGAGAATGTGGTGCAGGGCTCTGCCAGAGCCTATTTCTCAGTGCTGG GCGATATCCTGGGCACAGCCATGCAGaacctgcagcagctcctccagatgCCCTTCGGCTGTGGGGAGCAGAACATGGTCCTGTTTGCCCCCAACATCTACGTCCTGGACTATCTGAATAAGACGGGGCAGCTGAGCGAGGAGACCAAATCCAAGGCCATCGGATACTTAGTCAGCG GTTACCAGACACAGCTGAAGTACAAACACTGGGACGGCTCCTACAGCACTTTTGGGCCATGTTATGGGCAATCAGGGAACACCTG GCTGACGGCCTTCGTCCTCAAGTCCTTCGCGCAGGCCCGCTCTCACATCTTCATCGACGAGAAGCACATCCAGAACGCCCTGGCCTGGCTCGCTGGCAAGCAGAAGGAAAACGGCTGCTTCCGCAGCTCCGGGACACTCCTGAACAATGCCATAAAG GGCGGGGTGGACGATGAGGTCACGCTCTCTGCCTACATCACCATCGCACTGCTGGAGATTCCTCTGCCCGTCACT cacTCTGTGGTCCGTAACGCTCTGTTCTGTCTGGAGACGGCCGCAGAGCAGGGAGGAAACCACGTGTACACCAGGGCGCTACTGGCCTACGCCTTTGccctggtggggaaggaggagaagcgCAGGGCACTGCTGGACTAGATTGACAAGGAAGCTGTGAAAGAGG ATGGCTCCATTCACTGGCAGAGGCCTGGGAAGGAGCCGAAAGCCGATCTCCCCTTCTGTCACCCCCGTGCTCCTTCTGCCGAGGTGGAGATGACGTCCTACGTGCTCCTCACTTACCTCACCACTCAGCCGGCGCCATCCCAAGATGACCTGTCATTAGCAGCTCAAATTGCAAAGTGGATCAGCAAGCAGCAGAATCCCAATGGGGGCTTCTCCTCCACCCAG GACACAGTGGTGGCACTCCAGGCACTGTCCCGATATGGAGTCTCCACCTATGCCAAGAGCGGAGGAGCATCCACAGTGACCCTGCAATCCACAGGGAACTTCCAGGCCCAGTTCCAGGTGGATCACAAGAACCGTCTGCTGCTCCAGCGTGTGGCACTGCCAG GTAGCATGGGGGTGACAGGAGAAGGATGTGTCTACGTGCAG ACCAGCCTGAGGTACAATGTGCTCCCCAAGCCGGGCGAGGCGCCATTCGCGCTGGAGGTGCACACAGTCCCCAAGACATGTGACAGCGCCAGGGCTCAAAGGACCTTTAACATCGCCATAAACATCAG CTACACAGGGAAACGCCCCGTCTCCAACATGGTCATCGTTGACGTTAAGATGCTGTCAGGATTCGTACCTATGAAGTCATCAGTGAGGATG CTGGAAGGACATCACCACATCCACCGCACAGAACTGAGCACCAACCATGTGCTGCTCTACATGGAGCAG gtgaGCAACGTGACTCAGAGCTTCTCCTTCGCGGTGGAGCAGGACTTCCCCGTGCAGAGCCTGAAGCCGGCACTAGTGAAAGTCTACGATTACTACGAAACGG ATGAATTTGCCATCGCTGagtacagcgccccctgcagcaAAG TGGGAGCCGAGCAGAGCAACGTGTGA